In Populus nigra chromosome 10, ddPopNigr1.1, whole genome shotgun sequence, the following proteins share a genomic window:
- the LOC133705593 gene encoding very-long-chain enoyl-CoA reductase-like: MKVTVVSRSGREVIKGGLELSDSATVADLQEAIHKRTKKFYPARQRLTLPLPPGSKERPTVLNYKKNLKEYQDGNLDSLTILFKDLGPQVSYRTLFFFEYLGPLVLYPFFYYFPVYQFLGYKGEHIKHPVQTYALYYWCFHYFKRIMETFFVHRFSHATSPLSNVFRNCAYYWTFGSYIACYVNHPLYTPIGDLQMKIGFGFGLVCQLANFYCHILLRNLRRPDGNGGYQIPSGFLFNIVTCANYTTEIYQWLGFNIATQTVAGYIFLVVATSIMTNWALAKHRRLKKLFDGKDGRPKYPRRWVILPPVL, encoded by the exons ATGAAGGTGACCGTAGTTTCTCGCAGTGGTAGAGAGGTCATTAAAGGGGGCCTTGAGCTTAGTGATTCG GCAACAGTGGCTGATCTGCAAGAGGCTATTCATAAGCGAA CCAAAAAATTCTACCCTGCAAGACAGCGACTGACCCTACCTCTTCCACCGGGATCAAAGGAAAGGCCCACTGTACTCAACTACAAGAAGAACCTCAAAGAATACCAAGATGGGAATTTAGACAGCTTAACTATTCTTTTCAAGGACCTGGGTCCGCAAGTTTCCTACCGCACACTCTTTTTCTTTGAATACTTGGGTCCTTTGGTgctctatccttttttttactaCTTCCCAGTCTACCAGTTTTTGGGCTACAAGGGAGAGCATATCAAGCACCCAGTTCAGACATATGCATTGTACTACTGGTGCTTCCACTATTTCAAACGCATCATGGAAACATTTTTTGTGCACCGGTTTAGCCATGCAACTTCTCCGCTCTCCAATGTGTTTCGAAATTGTGCTTATTATTGGACCTTTGGTTCCTATATCGCTTGCTACGTGAACCATCCACTTTACACCCCTATTGGTGATCTTCAAATGAAGATTGGCTTTGGCTTTGGCTTGGTTTGTCAACTCGCAAACTTTTATTGCCATATCTTGCTGAGGAATCTTCGCCGTCCAGATGGGAATGGCGGCTATCAAATCCCAAGTGGATTTCTCTTCAATATTGTTACATGTGCAAATTACACAACAGAGATTTATCAATGGTTAGGTTTCAATATTGCAACCCAGACTGTTGCTGGCTACATTTTTCTCGTGGTTGCTACTTCCATCATGACCAATTGGGCCCTTGCAAAGCATCGCAGATTGAAGAAG CTATTCGATGGAAAGGATGGAAGACCTAAATATCCACGAAGATGGGTTATACTGCCCCCAGTCCTGTAG
- the LOC133705575 gene encoding KIN17-like protein: protein MGKNDFLTPKAIANRIKAKGLQKLRWYCQMCQKQCRDENGFKCHCMSESHQRQMEVFGQNPNRIVDGYSEEFENEFLDSMKRSHRFSRVAATVIYNEYIHDRHHIHMNSTQWATLTEFVKHLGRTGKCKVDETPKGWFMTYIDRDSETIFKENAKSKRVRADLAEEEKQEREIKKQIEKAEEFLTVKNDTVDNGEVRPAKELKLDSGVKVGFALGSKSNNVGKETGESFSSRLVFEEVEDKERKMGKNKEGGIGGKSGKSALEELMKEEEKAKERTNRKDYWLFEGIIVKVMSKALAEKGYYKQKGVVRKVIDKYVAEIEILENKHKLRVDQEELETVIPQIGGLVKIVNGAYRGSNARLLGVDTEKFCAKVQIEKGIYDGRVLKAVEYEDICKLA, encoded by the coding sequence ATGGGGAAGAACGATTTCCTTACACCGAAAGCGATAGCGAATCGAATCAAAGCGAAAGGTCTTCAGAAACTTCGATGGTATTGTCAAATGTGTCAAAAACAATGTCGAGACGAGAACGGATTCAAGTGCCACTGTATGAGCGAAAGCCACCAACGGCAAATGGAAGTCTTCGGTCAAAACCCTAACAGAATCGTCGACGGCTATTCTGAAGAATTCGAAAACGAGTTCCTCGATTCGATGAAACGGAGCCATAGGTTTTCTCGTGTCGCGGCGACCGTGATTTACAACGAGTATATTCATGACAGGCACCATATTCATATGAATTCGACACAGTGGGCGACGTTGACGGAGTTTGTTAAGCATCTGGGGAGAACTGGAAAGTGTAAAGTCGATGAGACGCCGAAAGGGTGGTTTATGACTTATATTGATAGGGATTCGGAGACGATTTTTAAGGAGAATGCGAAGAGTAAGAGAGTCAGGGCGGATTTAGCAGAGGAGGAGAAGCAGGAGAGGGAAATTAAAAAGCAGATTGAGAAGGCTGAAGAGTTTTTGACTGTTAAAAATGACACTGTGGATAATGGTGAAGTGCGGCCAGCGAAGGAGTTGAAATTGGACAGCGGGGTGAAGGTTGGGTTTGCCCTTGGTTCGAAGAGTAATAATGTTGGGAAAGAGACAGGTGAGAGTTTTAGTTCTAGATTGGTTTTTGAGGAAGTTGAGGATAAGGAGAGGAAGATGGGGAAAAATAAGGAAGGTGGTATTGGAGGTAAAAGTGGGAAATCGGCGTTGGAGGAGCTGATGAAAGAGGAAGAGAAGGCAAAGGAGAGGACTAATAGAAAGGATTATTGGTTGTTTGAAGGGATTATCGTTAAGGTTATGAGTAAGGCGTTGGCAGAGAAAGGGTATTATAAGCAGAAAGGGGTAGTGAGGAAAGTGATTGATAAATATGTTGCTGAAATTGAGATTCTTGAGAATAAGCATAAGTTGAGGGTTGATCAGGAAGAGCTTGAGACTGTGATTCCGCAGATTGGGGGTTTGGTGAAAATAGTGAATGGGGCATATAGAGGTTCAAATGCCAGGTTGTTGGGAGTGGATACGGAGAAGTTTTGTGCCAAGGTGCAGATAGAGAAGGGAATTTATGACGGGAGAGTGCTTAAGGCTGTTGAATACGAGGATATTTGCAAACTTGCCTAG
- the LOC133704435 gene encoding protein VACUOLELESS GAMETOPHYTES-like: MGLTKIKHPSHSQHYLLLKYPQEPYQCNGCIGLGFGPCYECEHEDCSFYLHEECANAAPSTSHPFSKCSLKFHDKAPQEGERYCDACGEDVSGFVYQCKHKNPHDFHPRCLKLPRTLTTEDGLMLQLRKKLPSKCLYCGSRETANRIQGWCYVSSSDQYCYHIACVKNMILEKWRKGYFIQDGNVKASYLALQTFNPSREIVLPSGKSSSKAKQIWSTAKTVIMLIISALFGEPTTLISVLVQHLLSS; this comes from the coding sequence ATGGGATTAACCAAGATCAAACATCCTAGTCATAGCCAACATTATCTTTTGCTGAAGTATCCACAAGAGCCTTATCAGTGTAACGGGTGCATAGGGCTAGGGTTTGGCCCATGCTACGAATGCGAGCACGAAGACTGCAGTTTCTATCTCCACGAGGAATGTGCAAATGCTGCCCCATCCACCTCCCATCCATTTTCTAAGTGCAGCTTGAAATTTCACGACAAGGCTCCTCAAGAGGGTGAAAGATACTGTGATGCTTGCGGAGAAGATGTGTCAGGGTTCGTGTACCAGTGCAAACACAAAAATCCACACGATTTCCATCCTCGCTGTTTAAAGCTCCCGCGTACCTTGACAACTGAAGATGGGTTGATGCTACAGTTGAGGAAAAAATTGCCATCGAAATGCTTATACTGTGGAAGCAGGGAAACCGCGAACAGAATCCAAGGCTGGTGCTATGTTTCTTCCTCTGATCAATACTGTTACCATATAGCTTGTGTGAAAAACATGATTCTGGAGAAGTGGAGAAAGGGTTATTTCATTCAAGATGGCAACGTGAAGGCGAGTTACCTAGCTCTTCAAACTTTCAACCCAAGTAGAGAAATAGTACTCCCAAGTGGGAAAAGCTCAAGCAAGGCCAAACAAATATGGAGCACGGCAAAAACAGTTATTATGCTTATTATTTCTGCTTTGTTCGGAGAACCGACGACTCTCATTTCAGTGCTTGTTCAACATTTACTCTCCAGTTAA